One genomic window of Cricetulus griseus strain 17A/GY chromosome 3, alternate assembly CriGri-PICRH-1.0, whole genome shotgun sequence includes the following:
- the LOC100764510 gene encoding LOW QUALITY PROTEIN: membrane-spanning 4-domains subfamily A member 6D (The sequence of the model RefSeq protein was modified relative to this genomic sequence to represent the inferred CDS: inserted 2 bases in 1 codon; substituted 1 base at 1 genomic stop codon) has protein sequence MIPQLVTNETVTVISTNGTNFPQTDKPQPSHQKQDSLKKHLRAGVKVMAAIQIMCGGMVLCLGIILASAPKTPHFTPVYSLLLKSGYPFVGSLFVSRDLCGARWXRTEEGAITXLSFCLL, from the exons ATGATCCCACAACTAGTGACAAACGAGACTGTCACAGTGATTTCAACAAATGGAACAAACTTTCCCCAAACAGACAAACCCCAGCCTAGCCACCAAAAGCAAGACAGCCTGAAGAAACATCTGAGAGCAGGGGTCAAAGTGATGGCG GCGATCCAGATCATGTGTGGTGGGATGGTGTTGTGTCTGGGCATCATTTTGGCATCTGCTCCAAAAACCCCGCACTTTACCCCAGTGTATTCTCTCCTGTTAAAATCTGGCTACCCATTTGTAGGATCCTTGTTTGTAAGTAGAGATTTGTGTGGAGCAAGATG GAGAACAGAGGAGGGAGCTATCACCTAGCTCAGTTTCTGTCTACTGTGA